TTTAAGGAGCCTTTTGAATGACTACTGGGATAATAAGAATCCCTTCACTGCTCCGGATGGTTCTAAACAGATTAACTATCCCTATGCCCATGAAAAAAATGCCAGTTACAGTGGCAGCAGCCTTACCAATAATCTGAAAACCATAATAAACGAGTTTAATCCAACAATTATCGTTTATCCTGGTGGGGATGATGAACAGTTTGATCATCAGGCCACCAGTGGCTTTATTGAGCACGCCACAACCCAGACCGGATACAATGGCAGTAAATATACTTATCTATTGCATTTACCCCCTAACTGGCCCAGTCCACGGAGTTACTATCCAGAATATTATCTAGTTCCCCCCAAGCAACTGGTGGGGATGGAGAATGGTCCGAAATGGTCAGTGTTTAATCTCACCACCCACCAGGAGCGTTTGAAAGAGGAATCATTGCAGGCCTACAGGACCCAAATTGTCCCTTCATCCTATCTATTATCATTCCTACGTAAAAATGAGTTATTCGCGGAATATTCTACCATTAATGTATCCAGAAACAATGCGAACATCACCGAACAGGACTATGCCCGTGGTTTGCAGGTTCCACCAATACTATTTGTTGATGCTGCAGGTGATGGGAAATATCATGGAAAAGAGGAACCCTGGGATATATTATCAGCAGGAATGGACATCAACAAGGAAAAATCATGGATATCCTTAAAAACAGTGGGTAAACCCGTTTCGAGTGCAGTGTACAATGTTCGTTTGAATATTTTCAATCCAGAGGGAACTCAACGGGTGAAAATATCAGTTGATAATGGTGCTGCCCGTCTAGAGAGGGAGGGAATTGGTACCTCAACCAGTGAAGAAATCCCCCTGATAATCAAAAACAATACCATGATTATGGAAATACCTTCCAATCTCTTTAAAAATAATCCCTATTTCATTCTAAGTATTGATGCCACTAAATCTGGGGCAGTTCTTGACCAGACACCCTGGAGGGTAGTCAAAGTCCAGCCGTAGGGGGAAGTAGTTTTCCCCCACCCGTAGTTAAGTATCTTCTTTAAATGTTATTTACTCACTTTACTCTATTTATTATCATAATCATTCTACTTTACACCAATTTATCAATAAAAATCAGGATATATCTATTAAAAATCAATTTATTTCAATTTAAAATCGAGTTATTCAATTATTGAGTAAGTTCATCAAATATCAAAAAAATCCTACCCAACTGTATATATATTGTAAGGCTTGATCTGGTTAACTTATTTCCTATTCAACAGTAAGGGTGGTTACCTCTCCCAAACCACCATCTATATGAAATTTTTTTCCAGTGAATTTCTCGGTGGCGTAGATATTGGTCAGGGTGTGCTGGGTAAGGTGGGAGGTTCGAACAGATGAGGAGCCTGCCAGGGCCAGGTAGGGAATGATCTGATCACCCATATACTGATCCACAGCTGCCCCCCTGGATAAGCATGATAATATTCCTTGGGCTGCTTCCTTTCCCACTATTTCTGCCCTTTTACCAGGTTTACCCAGTGAACTGGCCCCTACACGAGGAATCTTCCGCCCTTTAACCTCACTCCATAGTACCAGACCAGAACCGGGACTTGAGGTATTGTTATCGGTTTTTATTTCGATATTACTTTCATAACCTGCATTGCGGATTGTTTCCTCGGCTGTCCGGGCCTGTCTAATGGAAACATGTGATGGAAGTTGGGAGGAATAGGATATCCCTTTTATGAAATCTACTTCCAGTTCATGGAGTTTTAAGGGATTCAATTTTTTCACCGGTTCTATGCAGGCTTTTAACACACCCCCACCACGGGGATAGTATCCACGCTGGAGGAGTTCCAGGCTAATGGAGATACCCATGGCTTGCAGTACTGGTAGGGTGACCTGTTCCATGTAATCCACTGGTGGCGCCCACTGAACATCTGTACCACCTTTGATCATGATTTCAACACCCTGGTCTGTGAATATGGATGGTATCATTAATGCCTGGAGTATCAACGTTATGCTACCGGCAGTTTGAATATCCACCTCCAATTTACCTCCGGTTAACTGGCCTGGAGTGAATGTAATCTGGGTTGAACCCAATTCCAATCCCTCAACGGTTGCTTTGGAGATTTTTCCCAGGGTAATGGCTGCCTTCAGGTGTTGGGGCATTAAACCTGGTTTGGGCCGGTTGCTGCGGATGTCTCGGATGGTGAAGGCCTTTCCAGTGACGGATGAAAGTGCTGTTGAGACCCTTAAAAGAGCGCCCCCTCCCTCACCATATGATCCATTGATTTCTAACATTTGTGAGCATCCACGTACCGTTTTAAATTTTATAATGAAACTTTACTAATTTTAAACCAGATAATATAAAAAAAAGCATGGGAAAATAGAGGTAACCCTGAAAAATTAGTTCCTGAAGATTGTTCCCCAAAATAATTACCGAAAGATTATTCTCAGTTCCTGAAGATCATTTCCCAAAGTTGTTCCTATTATATTGGAAATTAGGTTTTATTTACTAGAAATTAGTTTTTATTCGTATAATACACTTAGACTGGCTTCTTCATCAGGGATGATTTCTCTCACAACTTCAAGTGATTCCTTCAGGGCCTGGATTATTTGGTTATCATCCACTCTTTCTGCATCTTTACTGGAAATGTCCAGGCGAATGGTATCAGAAACTCCGGGCATTCCCACTGCAGGGATGGTAACCATGTGATGTTCCCTTAAAAGTACCATAGCCATTAAAGTCGCTAGTTCACGTTTTGTGAGATTATCATTCCCTTCAGGGGTGATTTCGTTTTCAAGGTTTGCAGCAGAGATCATGAAGCCTGTGGGTGTTTTTTCCACTCCTTTGAAAACATTCCCTGCTATTTTATGAAGTTTATCTCTTCTTTCCAGAGAATCTAAAATTCTTTGGGGTTTGAAATTCTCCAGAGCCCTTACTATGCCTGCTACAATTGGTGGTTGGGCTTCCAGTCCAAACTGATGTGCCTTGTCCTGTATCCGGTCAATTAAAGAACTATTTCCCGCCATTAATCCTGCCCGGGGACCGTCCATTAACTTATCAGTACTGGTCACCACCAGATCCGCACCCATATCCAGTGCACGGGGCTGATCATAGATTACAGTACGTATTCGTGCTCCTGAAGCATCATCAACCATCACTGGAATCTGTTTTGCGTGTGAAATCTGGATGATCCTATTAAAATCAGTTAAGGGGAGTACCTTGTGATCCATTGTTGATCCGGTTATAATCACCAGGGATGTTTCATCAGTAAGCTGGAAATCCTGTAGATTATCAAATTCCCGGTAGGATGCACCCTGCAGTTTCACACTGCGGGGGATAGAGGGGTGTGAGGGTAACTCTGGCAGGTAGTGTATTACCTCTTCGCCAGGTTTTACCAGGGCCAGCAGGGTGGCCAGTATAGCTGC
This DNA window, taken from Methanobacterium subterraneum, encodes the following:
- a CDS encoding PIG-L deacetylase family protein; protein product: MKLKYKIMLLSVLIVTLAFMAYSYSQIPFYTQEYPAGPSLNTGDRLLIVAPHPDDEVICNGGIIGYAVEHHIPVKVVVVTDGNDTKTSPITRHGETINGTKILGLNEEDVIFLGYNDGSLRSLLNDYWDNKNPFTAPDGSKQINYPYAHEKNASYSGSSLTNNLKTIINEFNPTIIVYPGGDDEQFDHQATSGFIEHATTQTGYNGSKYTYLLHLPPNWPSPRSYYPEYYLVPPKQLVGMENGPKWSVFNLTTHQERLKEESLQAYRTQIVPSSYLLSFLRKNELFAEYSTINVSRNNANITEQDYARGLQVPPILFVDAAGDGKYHGKEEPWDILSAGMDINKEKSWISLKTVGKPVSSAVYNVRLNIFNPEGTQRVKISVDNGAARLEREGIGTSTSEEIPLIIKNNTMIMEIPSNLFKNNPYFILSIDATKSGAVLDQTPWRVVKVQP
- the rtcA gene encoding RNA 3'-terminal phosphate cyclase — encoded protein: MLEINGSYGEGGGALLRVSTALSSVTGKAFTIRDIRSNRPKPGLMPQHLKAAITLGKISKATVEGLELGSTQITFTPGQLTGGKLEVDIQTAGSITLILQALMIPSIFTDQGVEIMIKGGTDVQWAPPVDYMEQVTLPVLQAMGISISLELLQRGYYPRGGGVLKACIEPVKKLNPLKLHELEVDFIKGISYSSQLPSHVSIRQARTAEETIRNAGYESNIEIKTDNNTSSPGSGLVLWSEVKGRKIPRVGASSLGKPGKRAEIVGKEAAQGILSCLSRGAAVDQYMGDQIIPYLALAGSSSVRTSHLTQHTLTNIYATEKFTGKKFHIDGGLGEVTTLTVE
- a CDS encoding TIGR03576 family pyridoxal phosphate-dependent enzyme, which gives rise to MKRREAALRFIAALLNQEGRSSLYDLSGLAGGFPVKKSDLNLLETYSGPAIFSSNLQKEGTQHLGGEKVAAFNRTSAAILATLLALVKPGEEVIHYLPELPSHPSIPRSVKLQGASYREFDNLQDFQLTDETSLVIITGSTMDHKVLPLTDFNRIIQISHAKQIPVMVDDASGARIRTVIYDQPRALDMGADLVVTSTDKLMDGPRAGLMAGNSSLIDRIQDKAHQFGLEAQPPIVAGIVRALENFKPQRILDSLERRDKLHKIAGNVFKGVEKTPTGFMISAANLENEITPEGNDNLTKRELATLMAMVLLREHHMVTIPAVGMPGVSDTIRLDISSKDAERVDDNQIIQALKESLEVVREIIPDEEASLSVLYE